The stretch of DNA GTCCAGCACCGCATTGTGAATCTTCGGATTGTGTATGTGTACCGATGACGTGGACAAATTTACCCTCTTTTTCGATTTTAGTATAAACAAAGCCTTTATTACTATTGTTATCGAAGCCACAACCATGTTGAAAGACGTGTTGAATTTTTTCTTTGATAGGGTATTGACTCACGATAGCGACCCCACCATCTTCAAATGTTGAGCTCGAATAATTCCCCTCTGTTCGATCCCAGCCCGATGTTGAACGCCCTAGCACGCTTGTTTGATAAGGATAGTCAGCTTTTAGATTGTTTAGTAATCGGTCTGACGCGCCATTATCAAATACTTCATTTAGTATGACGACATCGTTTCCTTTGATATACTGCGATTTGGCGATTAAGTCGGCCCGGATGTTTTGACCCCAGTTTGGATATAAATAGGTGGACAACATATAAACGTTATGTGTGGCTAACGTTAATTCTGAATGAGGCGCAGGAGATGCTGCGCGTACTTCCCCAGTATTGACGATCCCAGTGAACATTAAAGTCGCTAAAGCTAAAGACATTAATTTCTTTTTTCTAATAATATTTTTCATTTTTACCACTCCTCAATTAAATAATATACCTTGTATTAGATAAAACAATTAAATTATT from Staphylococcus lutrae encodes:
- the sph gene encoding sphingomyelin phosphodiesterase — its product is MKNIIRKKKLMSLALATLMFTGIVNTGEVRAASPAPHSELTLATHNVYMLSTYLYPNWGQNIRADLIAKSQYIKGNDVVILNEVFDNGASDRLLNNLKADYPYQTSVLGRSTSGWDRTEGNYSSSTFEDGGVAIVSQYPIKEKIQHVFQHGCGFDNNSNKGFVYTKIEKEGKFVHVIGTHTQSEDSQCGAGHDRTIRAEQMKEISTFVKNKNIPKDEVVYIGGDLNVNKNSTSGEYQEMLKNLNVNDVIYNGYTSTWDPKYNSIAKYNFPNAQPEYLDYIFVDKNHRQPGKLVNAAINEKAPTWDVYKFPYLYVYNDYSDHFPVKAYSQSS